A part of Streptomyces sp. NBC_01497 genomic DNA contains:
- a CDS encoding GNAT family N-acetyltransferase — protein MDFTIRRAEPGEYARIGAMTVDVYIGEGLVAPDNPYGEQLRSVEIRAREAEVLVAADPDGTLLGAVTYAGDGGPWAEVARADEAEFRMLVVAAAARRRGVGEALVRACLTRAREAGHRGVALSTEARMTSAHRIYERLGFLRDPSRDWSPRPGVDLLVYALAFS, from the coding sequence ATGGACTTCACGATCAGGCGGGCGGAGCCGGGCGAGTACGCGCGCATCGGCGCGATGACGGTGGACGTGTACATCGGGGAGGGCCTGGTGGCGCCGGACAATCCCTACGGAGAGCAGTTGCGGTCCGTGGAGATACGGGCGCGGGAGGCGGAGGTGCTGGTCGCGGCGGACCCCGACGGCACCCTGCTCGGCGCGGTGACGTACGCGGGGGACGGCGGCCCCTGGGCCGAGGTCGCGCGGGCCGACGAGGCGGAGTTCCGGATGCTGGTCGTCGCGGCGGCGGCCCGCCGGCGCGGGGTTGGCGAGGCGCTGGTGCGCGCCTGCCTGACGCGAGCGCGCGAGGCGGGCCACCGGGGGGTCGCGCTGTCCACGGAGGCCCGCATGACCTCGGCGCACCGGATCTACGAGCGGCTCGGGTTCCTCCGGGATCCCTCGCGCGACTGGTCGCCGCGCCCGGGAGTGGACCTGCTGGTCTACGCGTTGGCGTTCTCCTAG